The stretch of DNA agtgacctagatggaatttgtccctcctacataacgggagatatgtctatgggcccaatattgaactagacaaggatgacatactatgccttgtgttcaatatagacatgaggacaaaagggtaattgtgcacaagatatttatcacggaaaggttagtcagatcacgtgacattcctatgacttgggtaacagtgatgtgttgctagataccgctcactgtttataatattacgattaatattattgccaacgtcataagaacctacagggtcacacacataaggacagttaagaagggaaaaataagtaagacttattgtgggggtgcagttagtgaaaaacggttattgggcttgagaagcccaatttcgtgtaaactaaagacctcataagaaactctataaatagagccttatgaagttcagaagttacacttttgaaaccctaactgagtttagaaaattctgaatttctctaaaccctaaaccgcacaaaattccctcagcctttatccaagaacagctagcactgtgagatcgaaggttcttgttcgtgtggactaagtggaggtgctgcaagtgcggtgcttgtgatcgataaaggcggccacagatttgttcttcaaaggtaataatcgaaaccctgatcatgtccattcgcaaggatccaccgaaagaaaatcttaaatttccgctgcgttttactcTGTTTTAAAATGCgattttctttcaatatggTCAGggattttgttgatttattaatacccgtcgtggtatccTAATTTcttatgtaattattatttaaaattatggggattccacgtcgggTTTTCCaattacccgtagtggtatgtatgggattccacgtcggttataatgaataccagtagtggtatgtatggtttcaaatttttttaatataaatcatggggattccactacgggtatttacacatatccgtagtggtatgtatggttttccagtttttctttaaaaaattggggattccactacgggtatttacgcatatccgtagtggtatgtatggttttcacgACTGTTAAACtgaatatcagtagtggtatgtttgatttttatttatttttttgcttcttGTACCATTTTTAGGCATCACAAACAGACCATATATATTGGTACCTCTTTTTATGCTTCTTGTAATAACTAGACTTTGGCACTCAAAGTAACCAAATTGAGAAGATCTATTAACACTAAAAACATTATACACTAACATGATTCAAGACAATGTGAGTCTACACAGAAAGGAATACTTTATTCATATGGCTAAAATTGCAATAGTCTTATACAAAAATTTATCATCGGAAGGGCTATCATTAGCACTGTATATTGCCCCCcggaacaaaagaaaaaacaaagaaatgaaagaaCACCAACATATATCTACATTTTACACATACTCTACAAGCAGTAGAGTTTCATCATCCTCCTCCTGGTCAGCACTCTGGCCAGCACTCCTAGCCTTTCCCATCGGTCATTATATAGGGCTTCGAGAACTATGtcatataacataaaaatttcaaaaccacATTGGTCATTATATTCATTAAAGTTGAATAAGATGCAGTATTAGCAAATGCATAATGTTTGTTGGCACATAAATTTCTAAGAATCTCAATGAATATAATCCCACCTGATAATCCACACCAGCTGTTGTAAGAAGACGAAAAAATCCTAAGAAGATAAGTGGACTAGATGAAATTATTTGTGGCAAACGTAATGTCAAATATCAGCAGAACAATCAAATTATTGACTATACCTCTTGTTAGCAACATAACagaacaaaattgaaatatgcaATGATAAtaacaaattcaaataacaaAGTTTTATTGCAGTAAATTCTTTAATAGATTAGAGTATGTCAGAGTTGTTGCTTTATACATAACTTGAAGTTATTATATGCTGTTACACCTGCAATGGCTGAATGAATATTTACAATAACAATCAGTCATCGTGACAGAAGATGCTCATATCAgtcttacaagttacaactaataaaatttataccaTTTAATTTGAGTACAATATTCATACTACTCTAGGGAAGCGAGGCTTCAATATATTGTGCCTCAAAATCACCGTGGGCATTCTCCATCATATTCAGAACCGAAAGGCCATTAAGGACACatataacaaaattatcttTTCTGCTCTTACCGGAAAATAATCCTTTCTTACCACCTTTACACTTCAAACTCTTACTTATCTCGACTCCTGATAGAGAATTTGTAAAACATGACgcaaatattaacatatgagaATATTGGTAATGCAAGTACTTAAATTATATTCAAACCTGACAACAAGCTCTCCATGACGAACACCTTTTGTCATTCAATTTTTCAGCATTTTATTATTCTCATGTGAATTATCAGACAGATAGAATTTGACTCTCTTGGAATGATAAAGCTCTCCATGCTAGCTTTACCAACGGCTACTCCCATGAAGAGCATGGTCTCATTAACCTTTCCTTCGAGAGATTCCTGGTGAGAAACAAGAGTTGGGAACTTTCCTGTAATGTAATGCAAAATATCAAAATCACCAACTTATGCTATAACTGAATTATGAAATCTCAAGGACACAATTAACCatttaaaatatactaaaaaaaattaacaaggaAAGAATGGTGTGgaattcatttaaaatatatttttaggaaGCTAGCACTCAAAATCAGAAGATAAACAACATAAATgataagatattaataaaagACTATAATGCATCAAATGAAATATTCAAAACAAATGTACCAAATGctctaaaatttaaaaagataaaatgaaaaacCTATCTAAATCCTAGACCGAGGGAAAAAAACATGCCTGCCTTATTGAGTCCAGGACCCAAAAGCCGAGGAATCTGCTTAATGACAGCCTCAGATGCTAAGAAAGCCTGATATTTTTTGGCGAGTTTCTTCACCAACTTCTTGTTTTTGTTGAGCTTCTTCAAGGCTTCTACATCCATGGATTCCAATCCAATCTTCTCAGCCTGCAAATTATAGGAATAGTGTTAACAAAAATGAcaccaaaatcaattcaaatagtacaaaaataaaaattaagagcAAATACTCGCAACCAACcaaccaaaatcaattcaaatagTATGAAAGAGCAAATACTAGCCAACcaaccaaaatcaattcaaatagtgcaaaaataaaaaggaagacAGAAAAATGAGGTAATAATGCACACATTTGAAACTACAGTTCAATTCAGCACACACCATTTCACTATAACATCAAATTGTTACCTCCTCAACATGCTGGGCATGTGAATTATCAAACAGATAATTATCAGAGGATTTGACTCTCATGTGAATTATCAGACAGATAGAACTTGactctcttggtaatttcagcATTTTCTTTCGCCTCTTTCAAATTCTTGCAATCAATCTTCAATTCATCATAACTTTGCAGGATTTCTTGGTAGATACTAAGTCTCTTCCTTTCACTGACAACAAAATCAGCAGAAGAAGAAGTTTCTGttctttcttcacaaatttcTCCAAAATCTAATTCATTTTCCTCATTCACTATATTGTTTTTATTCTGCAAGCTCAAGGTATCCATGAAACATTAGAAACAACATAACCATCATTAAGTCACTGTCAGAATGATATTCTCAACCAAATAAATGATACAACAGGATCAAGAAATAAAGGATTCAACCACAACCATAAAACCTTAACTACGCCTgcaaaatcaaatttcaaacttTCTAATGTTCTGAAGACCATTCTTGAGATTTTTGAGTTCTAATAAATTGTATGCAGGAGAATGTAACAGGAATAAGTATTTTTAACCATGAATCTCCTAACACATTTCCAATTGGCTTTCTAATTCTCCTATGGACAAAATGCTTATAACAAAAACTTCAATTTCAGCAGCAAAATGCATAAACCCTAAAAAGAAAAACGAAAACGAAATTAaggtgaatgaatgaatgaccTGCAAGTGCCTTCCACATCTTTCATTAGCACAACCAAAGGGCCAATGCAAATGTACAAAGACCTGCTTGTGACTCAACGTAGAGCATAATACAATCGATGAATATCTAGACAATGACATGATTGGAAACTAGAATAGCCCCAAAGATTAGCAGGTGACCAAATTCAGTTAATGCTTAAACATGATAAGGCAGATGCAAAGCCTAAAATTTAAACTGTCAGTGTCAAATGCATCATCAAATTCACCAAGAACTCATAAAAATCATAAGAAGATACTAATTGTAAAAGGGTATACCATTAAGAATTTTAGCAAAAGTAAAACATATCTAAAGTTAGTCATTGCTGATCAACCTCAAGAGTTTTGCTCTTAATTGCCCTAACCAAAGCATATATGCACTAGACAAATCAATCCATTCTCCAATAATATCTTAAGCTAAAATAGTCCAAagaaattgtattaaaaattgaatatgTCTAAATGAGCGACGGTTCTAGAAGGGATTACACATTGTATTAGAAATTGTATTTATCATATTGCTATGAATTATCCAATGAATATTAGAAATAATTAACATCAAAGACCTCCTAGTGAAAATATTAGTCAAAACTTGTGGCCTTAATTTGTTAAGTCCAAAATTTGATAACATTTTAAATGTTTGAGTGTGAACTATGATTATACTATTAACCAATTAACCACAAATTAAGCATTCTAATAGGAAAGATATCACTATAATAGAACTAAAATAGGGTTTCAAAAACCTATTTGAACAacattgaaatttcaaaaaccTAATTACCAGAtttcaaaatcatattaaacTAAGTGAACCTAATTACCAAATTTAATCAAATGAACCTGAATTATGAAGATTGAAGCTGAAGGTGGAACGAATTTGAGGAGAAGGGTGAACGAAGGTGAAATCAGAGAATGAATCTGAAGCTTGAAGGTTGATGAGGAAGAATGAATCTGCAGCTTGAAGGTGAAATCAGAGCTGTGGTGAAAATGTGAATCGTGAATCTGAAGCTTGAAGGAAACGTGAATCTAAACATGATGCGGTGAAAAAGAACCTGGATCGGAAAAACCGAATTGTGAACGAACCTGAATCTGAAACACCGAATTGTGAACGAACCTGAATCGGAAACACCgagagagagaggaagagaGGTGGCGACGATTTGGGATTTCGAAGTCACACGATTTGGGATTTGTGGGACGAAGACGAAGAAGACAAAGTCACCGCGTTTTGCGAAGTCACTGCGTTTGGATGAAAACGAACGCATGCGTATATGAATGAATTGAATGAAAACACAGCATATAATTCTAAGTTAAGAGATTTAACTATCGTGGAAAACCACATcagtagtgaaatccaattaaaacaaatttcaacgtaattacaacattgtcaccgtgtc from Trifolium pratense cultivar HEN17-A07 linkage group LG5, ARS_RC_1.1, whole genome shotgun sequence encodes:
- the LOC123887176 gene encoding 60S ribosomal protein L10a-2-like, yielding MRSFSSKRSDFAKRGDFVFFVFVPQIPNRVTSKSQIVATSLPLSLGVSDSGSFTIRCFRFSSDFTFKLQIHSSSSTFKLQIHSLISPSFTLLLKFVPPSASIFIIQAEKIGLESMDVEALKKLNKNKKLVKKLAKKYQAFLASEAVIKQIPRLLGPGLNKAGKFPTLVSHQESLEGKVNETMLFMGVAVGKASMESFIIPRESNSICLIIHMRIIKC